The DNA segment TGGAAGCCACCAAGGCCTGCAAAGAGATCGATGAACTTCATGTACGTTCGCGTCCTTCCTCTAGAACGGACTCCCGGTCATAATGTTGCTAACCCAAAGTCCTGTGCAACTAAGCGACTGCACTCTGGACCGCTCCGACTTCGCACTCTGGACTGCCCGGTGCCCGTACCGCCTTGCGACAGGCCTGACACAACAACAGGAATCGGGCTGATGGGCGTGGGCCGCCCCCGAATCCTGCCTCTTTGGGCTACGGATTCTCGTTCGCTCGCGTGAATCCTCCTTCTGTGCGGGACGCCGCAAAGCCCAGTGGGACCGGCCCTGGAAGACGACTGTGTCCATTGCTGGGAGCGCCACTCACGATCGGCACTGGACAACGCTTCCCAGTCGGTACAGCGGTCCGAGAGCCATCCACCCGGCGATCCTCAAGACGACGCTCATGCACCCGGCGTTTCTGGCTATGACTGGAACCGTGGTAGCCTCGGCACGCCCCCCACGGTGAAACGCTCGACCGCTTCCAATTGACTGCCGGTCGCTTCAAGGCAGGTACCTCCAAGAGGAGTACTACGAACTGCGAGAAGTATCGGGTGTGGCGTCTGAGACCGACGTTGCCAAGTCCCGGAGGATTACTGCCAGGCGTTCTGTAGCCTCAGCCAGGTTGAGCAGTGCACCCGCCATGTCCACTGTTCGATCTTCGCGGTCTGTGCGGCCTTAAATGGCTGTATCATCGAGGAGTGCAGCTACTGGCATTCCCAATCGTTCAGCGAGATACTCTAGGGTGTCCAGCGACGGCGCCACTCTATCATTCTCGATCTGGCTGATCATAGACTTGCTAAGCCGGTTTCCGGCAAGTTCCTTCTGCGTTAGGCCGCGGAGTTGGCGGGTCTTCCTTACACGGCTTCCCAAAGACACACTGGTGGCTCCTGTGCCGGCATGCAGGTCCCTGGGCGTCTCATTCTACCCCCTTCTGGCGCCGGCGGATTGACGGCCCTTGATCCCACACGTTCGAGGGCGTAGCAGAACTTTCCTTCTAGTGAGTACGAGGCTGCACGCAGGGCTCCAGATCCGCTCCTCGTGAAGACACTGATGTCCAGCGAGATCTCATCTACGCCGGACACCATACAGGGTCTTCGCTACCATGAGTGGGCTAGAAGTTGGAATTGAAGCTTTCCGGCGTTCAGGTAAGCCATCGCGAGGAAGTTGGCGTCGGAGCGGTAGCCGCGGGCCCGGGCTTTGGCGGCCTGGAGGAGGCTGTTCATCCCTTCCAGCATGGCGTTGGTCAGCCGGTGTTCGAACCAGGCGAGGACACCCTCCTGGTGCTGCCTGATGGTCTTGGCCACGCGGATCATGGGCTCGAGGCGGCTGTGGGTCGCCCAGAAGTACCATCGCTTCAGGAAGGCCTCTTCCGTCGCCCGATCCGGTTGCTCGAAGAAGTCCTGGAGGCTGAGCTTCATCTGGTAGGCCTGGGCCGTCTTCAGGTGATGCTGGCGCAGGCTCTCGAGCTGTTGGCTCTGGCGCGGCTTCAGGCTGCTGGGGTTCTTCAGCCACAGCTAACGGGTCTTCTTGAGGAGCGGGTTGGTCTTCACCTCGTCCCGCCGGACCTCGTCGACGGCGTCGTTGGCCAGCTTCATGATGTGGAACCGGTCAAGGGTGATCCGGGCGTTGGGGAGGTACTCTTGGGTCCCGTGGATGTAGGCGGGCGACATCTCGCAGGTGACCTCCGCGATGACTTCCGGGTTCCCCCCGTGCCTGGCCAGATGGCCAGCGAAGGCGGCCACTGTCCCTCTGTCCCTGCCGGAGGTCCCAAAGATCATGCGAACCCGCTCCAGGTCCAGGAAGAGGGTGATGTAGTGGTGCCAACGCCGGCTCGCCGTCTCGTCCACCCCCACCCGCCGTACCTCCGAGAGGTCCTGCCTTTCGACCGCCTCCGCGGTGTGGTGGCGGATGATCCTCCAGAGCCGCGTGTCGTGCTCACCCACCATCTTCGCCAGGGCGTTGACCGGCATCTCACGGGCCATGGCGACGATCATGGCCTCGAAGAGGAGGGTGAAGCCGCTCCCGGGGCGGCTCCAGGGGACCTCCACCTGGTGATCGCCGCGCATTGGGGGCATTGACCCGAGGGACCCAGGCGTGGAGGTAGCTGCGGTGCTCGAAGAAGTTGAGGTTCCGCCAGGCCTTCTCAGCGGTGTCGTACCCGCCCCCTCAGCGCCGCAGCGGGGCAGGCGAACTCGCGCCCCGTTCGAAGTCCACCCAGAGATGGAACTGCTTCTCTTCCGGGGAGAACTGGACCTTGACCACCTTCCAGGGCGGTACCAACCCCAGGGCCACACTGAACAGCGACTTGCTGTCGTCTCGGTTGGAACGCCGACGCGGGGCCATCTCTCTGCCTCCGGACCCCCAGGGCCCTCCATCGTACCGCTCGTAGGCTGCGGCGCCAAGGGTTCGCCTCCGGCCGCCTTCGCCGCCCTTGACGCCGCAGCCTACGAGCGATCTATCCCTCTTGGCCCGGGGAAAAGATGCAGCACCCTTTCGAGCCGCTGGGCGTGTATCCTTCCACTCATCTCGCTACCCATTAAGAACAGCGAGGGGCCACCATACGGAGCGGCGTGGGTGGCGTGTGTCCAGGCTGCTTGACGGGTTTCGCCTGTGCGGTCAAACTCGGAGTTGCGTAGGGCGCTTGACCGGTATTCCTAGGCGTGATCCCTCCGGATAAGAGAGGCTCAGAGGGCGCAGAGTACGGAGTTGCATAGGTGATCCAGCTTAACCCCAGATTTTGCACGGGTCCCTTCGATGGACGAGAATCGAACACGAGATCGTGAGGAATAGAGTGCTGTTGACGGTAATTTGCTCTGCAAGCTGGAAATATGAGCCGCTAGGCGCCATGAGGAAGGCGGTGCACGGTGCAGGGAGATGGGCGAAACGGCGTGAGCAACGGGGCAGAGGGCGCCAGAAGGACGCGGCTGCCCGAGCCACCTGCTCCCAACGGTAGCTGTCGCACCTTGCCGGCAGCGTTCGGAGTACGCTATGTACTCAGAGCGAGCCGGACGGCCTCCCAGGCTGGCCGGTGCACCCAGAGCGCCGGCAGGCGGAGGGTGAGCCGCCGTGCGTGGCGCACCAGCAAGGCCGGTACCCGGAGCAAGGTCCGTTGCAGGCGGGTCGCGGTGTAGTGGCGATAGGGCGCCGGGGCCAGCACCTTCAGCCGGAGCAGCAAGTTGTAGGCGATGCCCTTGATCAGCAGGTCCGCCGCATTGGGCCAGAAGGTGGCCTTGCCGATGGAGTCGATGCCGAGCCCCTCCTTCAGCTCCTTGATCCCGTTCTCGGCGGTGCAGCGCTGATTGTAAAAGTGCCAGACGTCCTCCTCGTCCCAGTCCTCGCTGGTGAAGATCGCCTGGTACTCCCAGGCGGACGCTTCGAAGAGCAAACGCTGGGCGGGCTCGAAGGAGGGCCCGGGTGCCCTCTGGGCGCGGATGAAGACCACCCGCCGGCTCCGCTTCCACCTGGGAGCCTGGTAGGTGACCGAGGCGGCCTCGATGATCGGCTCGTCGCTGCTCGCGAGCCGCCGCCACGCGAGAGGCTTGAAGACCTGGCTCTGCAGGTGCGGGTTCAGCCTCAGCTTGAGGGCGTAGGCCACCTTGTGGCCCGTTCGCCTCTCCTCGGCCTCCAGCTCCTCCAGCAGGGCTTCCGTGCCGAAGTGGGCGTCTCCTCGGACGAAGCGGACCGGGAAGCCCTCCGGGAGCTGCTTCTTGGCTTGGAAGCGGATGACCTCCCGGGCGTTCGGGGTCTTCCCCGAGCGCAGGGCAGCGTGCAACAGCGCCCGGCTCTGCCCTTCGAAAGCGACGAAGGGCTGGTAGCTTCGCCGGCCATGGTAGCGGGGGTTGTAGCCCACGGCCGTTCCCTGCTGGCGGCCGTGGACCGTCTCCACGGTGTTGTCGATGTCTACGATGGCCCCACCGCAATTCCGGAGGAGAGGGTGGAGCATCTCCCGGTGGACACCCTCCAGCCCCGCCACCTCCCGGCGGCTCCCGAAGCGATCCAGCGCCCGGTAGCCGGTGGCGGGGTGGGGCAGCTTCTTCAGCCGCAGCTTGGCCGCCAGGAGCGGGTCGTGCTTCAGTTCGGCGGTCTCGACGATACGGCCCATCCCCAGGGCGGCCTTCAGGATCAGGTACTCCACCTCGGTGGTCCGGGAGTAGGTGGCCCACAGAGACTTGGGGGTGA comes from the Limnochorda pilosa genome and includes:
- a CDS encoding IS1380 family transposase, which produces MNDSTASPLMSFPAPQIEERFDKHGLTAFGGANLLVDLFDHLGLPQCLERHLTPKSLWATYSRTTEVEYLILKAALGMGRIVETAELKHDPLLAAKLRLKKLPHPATGYRALDRFGSRREVAGLEGVHREMLHPLLRNCGGAIVDIDNTVETVHGRQQGTAVGYNPRYHGRRSYQPFVAFEGQSRALLHAALRSGKTPNAREVIRFQAKKQLPEGFPVRFVRGDAHFGTEALLEELEAEERRTGHKVAYALKLRLNPHLQSQVFKPLAWRRLASSDEPIIEAASVTYQAPRWKRSRRVVFIRAQRAPGPSFEPAQRLLFEASAWEYQAIFTSEDWDEEDVWHFYNQRCTAENGIKELKEGLGIDSIGKATFWPNAADLLIKGIAYNLLLRLKVLAPAPYRHYTATRLQRTLLRVPALLVRHARRLTLRLPALWVHRPAWEAVRLALST
- a CDS encoding helix-turn-helix domain-containing protein; this encodes MSLGSRVRKTRQLRGLTQKELAGNRLSKSMISQIENDRVAPSLDTLEYLAERLGMPVAALLDDTAI